From Thermodesulforhabdus norvegica:
CCTGTGGTAAGTGCGAGGAGGCTGCCGAAACGACCATTCCCAATCCTTTTAACTACGGCCTTGACCGGGTGAAGGCGGCTTATCTGCCTCACGATTTCGCTTTTCCCTTAAGATACGTCATCGATCCCTCAGTAGTCGGTACGGAGGAAGGGGAAAGGATTAGAGCCGCTTGTCCTTATGGCGCCGTTGACCTTGATATGAAGCCACAGGAGTTCGATCTAAATGTAAGCGCCCTTATATGGGCGACGGGCTGGCAGCCTTACGATGCTTCGAAGCTCCTTTATTACGGCTTTGGAAAATACTCCGACGTTATAACCAACATCATGATGGAAAGATATGCGTCTCCTGATGGTCCCACAGGGGGCAAAATCGTAAGGCCTTCTACGGGTGAACCCGTTCAGAAGGTTGCTTTTATTCAGTGTGCAGGATCCCGGGATGAAAATCATCTGCCCTACTGCTCCGGTGTGTGTTGCCTGGCTTCTTTGAAGCAGGCTACCTATGTGCTCGATCAGAATCCCGATGCCGGAGTCTTCATCTACTACATAGACATACGGGCTCTTGGACGTTATGAAGACTTTTTCAAGAAGGTTCAGAAGGACGAACGGGTTGTGTTCATAAAGGGGAAGGCCGGAGAAGTCACACTTTCTCAGTCCGGAAAGCCCGTGGTTCAGGCAGAAAATCAGATTACCGGCGAAATCACAAGGGAAGAATTCGATCTGGTAGTCCTTGCCACAGGAATGGTGCCTTCTACGGCGGAATCCAAGGTTCCTTTTGACGTTACCTATGATGAACACGGCTTTATGCTCAACGGGAACGTTGAGGCCGGAATTATACCGGCAGGGTGTGTGAAGCGCCCCGTTGATGTAGCCACCTGTGTGCAGGATGCGACTGCTGCAGCCCTTAAAGCCCTTCAGATGACCGTCAGGAGGTAGCAAAATGGAGAAGAAGATAGGCGTTTATATATGCGAAGGATGTGGGATAGGTGAGGCCCTTGATCTAGAGGCTCTTTCAGAAGTCGCAACGGGCGAATTCGGAGTTGCCGTCTGTCGTAAACACGCTTTTCTCTGCGGTGAAGAAGGGGTTCAGATCATAAAATCGGACATTGAAAAAGAGGGCGTAAACAGTGTCGTTATTGCCGCCTGTTCCCCCAGAGTGATGTACGATGTTTTCGACTTCGGTCCTGATAAGCTTTTGGAAAGGGTCAATCTCCGTGAACAGGTAGTCTGGTGTCATCCACCAAACGACGAAGACACTCAGATGCTTGCGGAAGATCAGTTGAGGATGGGAATTACTAAAATCAACGACATGGCGCTTCCTGAACCCTTTAGAGCCGAAGAGTTAAGCAAAGACATTCTGGTGGTCGGTGGAGGTCTCACAGGTCTGGTTGCCGCCCGGGAAGCCGCAAAAGCCGGATACAGGGTTGTTCTGGTAGAGAAGGAAGCCGAGCTGGGGGGGTATCTGAAAAGGGTTTATAAACTGCCGCCCTCTTCACCTCCTTATAACGAACTGAAGGATACTGGCATAGATGAACTTATATCTTATGTTACCGGAAGTGAGCTCATAAAGGTTTATACGGGGGCGACTGTTGAGTCTATTGAAGGTGCTCCCTGCATGTTTGATGTGACCATTCGCAAGAACGGGGGTAGCTCCAGGGAGCGGGTTGGCGCGATTGTACTTGCTACCGGATCTGTTCCCTACGACCCTTCCGGCCTTGACGGTCTGGGCTACGGGAAGTTTCCGGACGTCGTTACACTTCAGCAGGTTGAGGAAATGTTCTTGAGCGATTCCGTAAAACGCCCGTCCGATGGTGGAGAAATCGGCGGTGTTGCCTTTGTGCTTTGTGCAGGGTCGAGAGATGAGAATCATCTTCCCTACTGTTCCTCGGCTTGTTGCGTGGAAGCCCTGAAGCAGGCCAAGTACTTTAAAGACCGCAATCCCGATATGCCCGTTTATGTTATTTACAGGGACATCCGTGCAAACGGCGTTTATGAGCTTTTTTACAAGGAGATGCAGAAAGAAAAGGTCTTTCTCATAAAAGGCGAGGTGAAGGCGGTAGAAGATGACGGATCGGGCAAGCTGGTGCTTACCGTGGACGATGTTTTAACGGGTTCTCCCGTGATGACCGAAAGTGTGGATCTTGTCGTTCTTGCCACGGGCATGGTACCGACGACCGCCTTTGGGGAGCCTTATCGTCAGGTACAGAGCCAGGAAGGTCAGGATGAAATGCAGGTACCGCCGGATGTTATTCTGGTCTCCAACATTTTGAATCTGAAATACAGGCAGGGACCCGAGTTGCCTGCTCTGAAGTACGGTTTTCCCGATTCTCACTTCATCTGTTTTCCCTATGAGTCCAGAAGAACTGGGATATATCCTGCAGGCTCTGTGAGGGCTCCGATGGATTACGCTAGAGCGGTGGATGATGCTACCGGAGCGGCTCTTAAAGCCATCCAGTGTGTTGAGCTTACCGCTCAGGGTATGGCGGTTCATCCACGAGCCGGAGATATGAGTTATCCCGAATTTTTCATGCAGAGGTGCACTCAGTGCAAGAGATGCACCGAGGAATGTCCCTTTGGTGCGATAAACGAAGACGAGAAAGCCAATCCTCTGCCCAATCCCACCCGTTGCCGTCGTTGTGGGGTTTGTATGGGAGCATGCCCTGAAAGGATTATATCCTTTAAAAACTACTCCGTGGGCATGATAGGGAACATGATAAAGAGCATTAACGTTCCCGATGAATATGAAGAAAAACCCCGTATTCTGGTACTTGCCTGCGAAAACGATGCCTACCCTGCCCTTGATATGGCGGGTTTAAGAAGGCTTGAGTACAATCCCTGGGTCAGGATTATACCGCTCAGGTGTCTTGGATCCATGAACATAGTCTGGATAGCGGATGCTCTTTCCAAGGGAATAGACGGCATTCTTCTCCTTGGTTGTAAGCGGGGAGACGATTACCAGTGTCACTTCATAAAAGGAAGCGAACTGGCTAACATCAGGATGACCAAAATTAAGGAGACACTGGATCGGCTTGTGCTGGAGTCGGAGCGAGTAAGAGTAGAGGAGGTATCGATATCCGATTACTATCGACTTCCACAGATACTCAACGACTTTGCAGAAAAACTCGAAGAACTTGGCCCCAATCCCTACAAGGGCTTTTAGTTTGTGAGGGAGGAGAAGGCGATGGAAGCTAAATACGTATCTCAGGAAATGAGAGATTACATTATAGAGATGGGGGCAGAGACCATCACCTGGTGCATGCAGTGTGGTCTTTGTACGAATCTTTGCCCCTGGAGACTGGTTCCGGGTGAGACAAGCGAAAAGTTCAGCATCAGGCGGATGCTGAGGCTCGGACAGATGGGCATGGAAGGTTTCGAAGACGAAATCGTGCTTTTTGCCTGCTCAACCTGCGGCATGTGTCAAAGCAATTGCCCCCGGGGTGTGAAGATAATTGATAACGTAAGATCGATGAGGGCCAGCATAGTGGGGGCCGGAATGGCTCCCGCCAACCTCAGACCCATTCTGGGAAGTGCTCACGCCAACGGCAACCCCTGGTCCGGACCTCGTGAGAAAAGAACGGCATGGCAGGATGGTCTGGATGTTCCATCCTTCGGCCTCGAGACGGAATATTTTCTCTTCGTCTGTTGCCATTCCTGCTATGATCCACGGAGTACGAAAATAGCCCGTAGTATAGTGAAGATCCTGAAGCATGCTGGGGTTTCCTTCGGGGTGATAGGGGTTGAGGAGTCCTGTTGCGGTGAGAGCATGAGAAAGCTGGGTGATGAGGAACTCTTCCAGAAGCTTGCGACCTCTAATATTGAATTGTTTAACTCCAGGGGAGTAAAAAAGATCATAACGACGTCTCCTCACTGTTACTGGACCTTCACTCAGGAGTACCCCGCCCTGGGAGGGGAATGGGAGGTTGTACATTACACGGAATTGCTCGAACAGCTTGTGGAAAGCGGCGCTATTTCTTTTCCGGTAGAGAAACGGCTGAAGGTTGCCTATCATGATCCCTGCTACCTGGGACGTCACAGTGGAATATATGATGCGCCCAGACGGCTGTTGAACTCCGTTGAGGGGATTGAGCTGATTGAGTTGAGCAGGGCCAGAGAGCTCAGCCTCTGTTGCGCCGGCGGTGGAGGGCGCATCTGGGCGGAAGTGCCTATGGGAGAACGATTTGGCGAGCTCAGGATTGCCGATGCCCTGGACAAAGGTGCCGATATGATTACCACCGCCTGTCCTTACTGCATGAATATGCTTATGGATGCCTGCAAAACCATGGGAAAAGATGATCAGCTTCAGGTAACGGAGCTTTCCGAGATTCTTGCAGAAGCCCTTGAAGGCTGAGTTTATTTTAAGTGGTAAGCGGAGGGCGTCGGTTCCCCGCTTACCCTGCGGAATACGAGGTAAAAGTAATGGCCGAAGCAATCAGGATTAAGCTGAAGGAGATCAGAAGAAAGGGAAGGGATTATTTTCTGGCGTCATGGCAGGAAGGTGAATTGGTTCTGGAACCTCATTGCTTTTGCGGTCAGGAACTTGAAGAGGATTACGTTTGCCCTGTATGTGAGAGGTCCTGTAATATAACCTGCTTTGTCTGTAAAGACCCTCAGGCTCTGGCGGTGGTCGAAAAGTTCATTTTCGGTCACCCTCAGTTCAGGGATTTCGAAGCCTATCTACTTGACACGTCCGAATAAATTCCGGTCTTAGCAGAGGGTAGATTATGGTTGAAAGCAAAGAGGAACTGGTGCTTGAAGGCGGTGACTCGATATGTTTTGCCTGTCACCAGGGTCTTCCGTGTTTTACCAGGTGTTGTCGTGACGTGAATATTTATCTAACCCCTTACGACGTGCTGAGAATGAGAAGAGCCCTTGGAATGGGCTCCTCTGAGTTCCTTTCGCGTTACACCCGTTCATTTCTGGCAAAGGTTACGCACGTACCGGTTGTTCAGCTTCTTATGGATCCCGAGACTTTGAATTGCCTTCTTGTGACGGATGAAGGTTGCCGTATCTACGATGATCGCCCCTGGGCATGCAGAATGTACCCTCTGGATATTAACCCCAGGAAACCGGGAAGTTACAGGCTCATTGCAGGTGCCGATAAGTGCTTTGGCTTAAAGGAAGCTCAATCCTGGACCTTAAAAGAGTGGCTTTCGTCTCAGGGCATTGAGCCCTACGAACGCATGGAGGCCCTTTATCAATCGATAATGCCTGCCGGTTTTAAGCCCGGTGGAATAATGGATGCGGGGCTGGGCAAGCTGATTTTTCTTGCCTATGACCTTGACATATTCATGGAAATGGTAAAGGACCCGAAGTTCAGAAAGCTTCACGAGATTTCCGAGCCCGAATTCAACGAAGCAATGAGCAATGATGAAAAGCTACTGGAGCTTGCTTTCGGTTACATAAAGGGACAGTTGGAGGAACTTTACGGTTTGGCGTGAGGTTGTATAGGAGTGTATATTCGCAGTTTGCAGTGTAAGGGTGTTCCGGAAGAAAAATTAGAAGCTCTGGAGTGGGGTGCAAGGTTTAATTTTGCCTGTCATCCTGACGTTCCCTGTTTTACCGAGTGCTGTCGGAACCTGAGGCTCCTGCTGACCCCTTATGATGTGCTGCGCCTCAGGAAGGCCCTGGGCC
This genomic window contains:
- a CDS encoding CoB--CoM heterodisulfide reductase iron-sulfur subunit A family protein, producing MSEATNRSILVVGGGITGLSAAVEAAESGCSVYIVEKEPYLGGRVARMNKYFPKLCPPNCGLEINFRRIKTNPRIRFFTMSEVLKISGSPGNYDVTIRINPRYVNEKCTACGKCEEAAETTIPNPFNYGLDRVKAAYLPHDFAFPLRYVIDPSVVGTEEGERIRAACPYGAVDLDMKPQEFDLNVSALIWATGWQPYDASKLLYYGFGKYSDVITNIMMERYASPDGPTGGKIVRPSTGEPVQKVAFIQCAGSRDENHLPYCSGVCCLASLKQATYVLDQNPDAGVFIYYIDIRALGRYEDFFKKVQKDERVVFIKGKAGEVTLSQSGKPVVQAENQITGEITREEFDLVVLATGMVPSTAESKVPFDVTYDEHGFMLNGNVEAGIIPAGCVKRPVDVATCVQDATAAALKALQMTVRR
- a CDS encoding FAD-dependent oxidoreductase; the encoded protein is MEKKIGVYICEGCGIGEALDLEALSEVATGEFGVAVCRKHAFLCGEEGVQIIKSDIEKEGVNSVVIAACSPRVMYDVFDFGPDKLLERVNLREQVVWCHPPNDEDTQMLAEDQLRMGITKINDMALPEPFRAEELSKDILVVGGGLTGLVAAREAAKAGYRVVLVEKEAELGGYLKRVYKLPPSSPPYNELKDTGIDELISYVTGSELIKVYTGATVESIEGAPCMFDVTIRKNGGSSRERVGAIVLATGSVPYDPSGLDGLGYGKFPDVVTLQQVEEMFLSDSVKRPSDGGEIGGVAFVLCAGSRDENHLPYCSSACCVEALKQAKYFKDRNPDMPVYVIYRDIRANGVYELFYKEMQKEKVFLIKGEVKAVEDDGSGKLVLTVDDVLTGSPVMTESVDLVVLATGMVPTTAFGEPYRQVQSQEGQDEMQVPPDVILVSNILNLKYRQGPELPALKYGFPDSHFICFPYESRRTGIYPAGSVRAPMDYARAVDDATGAALKAIQCVELTAQGMAVHPRAGDMSYPEFFMQRCTQCKRCTEECPFGAINEDEKANPLPNPTRCRRCGVCMGACPERIISFKNYSVGMIGNMIKSINVPDEYEEKPRILVLACENDAYPALDMAGLRRLEYNPWVRIIPLRCLGSMNIVWIADALSKGIDGILLLGCKRGDDYQCHFIKGSELANIRMTKIKETLDRLVLESERVRVEEVSISDYYRLPQILNDFAEKLEELGPNPYKGF
- a CDS encoding (Fe-S)-binding protein yields the protein MEAKYVSQEMRDYIIEMGAETITWCMQCGLCTNLCPWRLVPGETSEKFSIRRMLRLGQMGMEGFEDEIVLFACSTCGMCQSNCPRGVKIIDNVRSMRASIVGAGMAPANLRPILGSAHANGNPWSGPREKRTAWQDGLDVPSFGLETEYFLFVCCHSCYDPRSTKIARSIVKILKHAGVSFGVIGVEESCCGESMRKLGDEELFQKLATSNIELFNSRGVKKIITTSPHCYWTFTQEYPALGGEWEVVHYTELLEQLVESGAISFPVEKRLKVAYHDPCYLGRHSGIYDAPRRLLNSVEGIELIELSRARELSLCCAGGGGRIWAEVPMGERFGELRIADALDKGADMITTACPYCMNMLMDACKTMGKDDQLQVTELSEILAEALEG
- a CDS encoding YkgJ family cysteine cluster protein — translated: MVESKEELVLEGGDSICFACHQGLPCFTRCCRDVNIYLTPYDVLRMRRALGMGSSEFLSRYTRSFLAKVTHVPVVQLLMDPETLNCLLVTDEGCRIYDDRPWACRMYPLDINPRKPGSYRLIAGADKCFGLKEAQSWTLKEWLSSQGIEPYERMEALYQSIMPAGFKPGGIMDAGLGKLIFLAYDLDIFMEMVKDPKFRKLHEISEPEFNEAMSNDEKLLELAFGYIKGQLEELYGLA